A genomic segment from Pyrodictium occultum encodes:
- a CDS encoding fumarate hydratase, with translation MGLGLEDRLRGFLVELIRLATTRLPRDVYEALERALEAEDNPLARMQLEAILENSRLAARLGRPICQDTGAPFFYLRVGDGFPLRSRLYDVAREAVREATRTVPLRPNAVDPLRGRNSGDNTGRYTPWVEVELVPGESLEAVYAPKGGGSEAPTGLYMALPLEGVGAVHRAVLETVAGAGPRACPPFVVGVGVAATGDQALALAKRALLLRRLGERHPDPEAAELEEKLLREVNELGLGAHGFGGRVTALDLHLEYGHRHPATYAVGVVLSCWALRRASGVFMPDGSWRITSSHI, from the coding sequence GTGGGCTTGGGGCTTGAGGACCGGCTCCGCGGGTTCCTGGTTGAGCTTATCCGCCTGGCTACCACCCGGCTCCCCCGCGACGTGTACGAGGCGCTGGAGAGGGCGCTGGAGGCTGAGGATAACCCGCTGGCGAGGATGCAGCTGGAGGCCATACTGGAGAACTCTAGGCTCGCCGCCCGGCTGGGGAGGCCGATCTGCCAGGACACCGGGGCCCCGTTCTTCTACCTCCGCGTCGGCGACGGGTTCCCGCTGCGGAGCAGGCTCTACGATGTGGCCCGGGAGGCGGTGAGGGAGGCCACGAGGACGGTGCCCCTGAGGCCTAACGCCGTGGACCCGCTGAGGGGGAGGAACAGCGGCGACAACACCGGACGCTATACGCCGTGGGTGGAGGTGGAGCTTGTCCCCGGCGAGAGCCTCGAGGCGGTCTACGCGCCGAAGGGCGGGGGGAGCGAGGCCCCGACGGGGCTCTATATGGCCCTCCCCCTGGAGGGCGTGGGGGCGGTGCACCGGGCGGTGCTAGAGACCGTGGCGGGGGCGGGGCCGAGGGCCTGCCCGCCCTTCGTGGTGGGCGTGGGCGTAGCCGCTACGGGCGACCAGGCGCTCGCGCTCGCCAAGCGCGCCCTGCTCCTCCGGAGGCTCGGGGAGAGGCACCCCGACCCCGAGGCGGCTGAGCTAGAGGAGAAGCTGCTCCGGGAGGTCAACGAGCTCGGCCTGGGGGCCCACGGGTTCGGGGGCCGGGTGACGGCGCTGGACCTCCACCTGGAGTACGGCCACCGGCACCCCGCTACCTACGCTGTCGGGGTCGTGCTCAGCTGCTGGGCGCTCCGCCGCGCCTCCGGGGTTTTCATGCCGGACGGCTCCTGGAGGATAACATCAAGCCACATCTAG